The DNA segment ACTTTCGAATCGAGAAATTGAAAAAcgataaggaaaaaaaaaatacttaccATAACGCCAAGATCGAAAAACCAACCCATAGTGAAACCGAGTGGAACACCGATCAAATAGTAGCTACCCAAGTTTATGTAAGCCACATATTTTTGCCATCCAGATCCAACTGCCACTCCtacatttttttcataaattaactcatttttacattaaaaacaagaagaagaagaagaagaagaaatctaaTTGATGTAACTAGGTACCCGAGAGAACTGGCTGAACGCTGTTGAGCAAAACAGTGAAGGCTAAAAGAAAGGTGAGGCTATTAACGGCTTTAAGAACTTCTTGGCTCGATGAGAATATCCAAGCTAGCTTTTCATGGAATATTAATATCAATATCCAGAAGAATATCCCTATTATTACTGATGTCGTCACTGCTACTATTGTTGCAAATTTTGCCCCCTTTCCATTCCCTGCTCCAAGTTCATTTGCTACCCTTACTCtgcattttttaaatataatacaaAGTTGGAGTTGGTGAGAATGGGACCTCTATTTATATTTAACTTTACCTACTCTAATTGATTAGCATGTCtttaacttttaattaaaattaataaagttAAAGTGGGGTGCAAGAAATCCGAATGTGGATTTTTATGAGCCACTAGAGTAGAATTAATGATAGTGATTGATTTGTTTAATATTAGGAGGCTTTCCTATGAAGAACGAAAAGTATGTTCAGAATTCAATTATGAATCTGCAAACTGAAAAACAACAAAACATATGTTGGTGGTGGTGGAGATTCATTGGCCATCAATCTAGACTGTCATCTTCCTCTATCTTGTCCTTATCTCAATTAATGGATGCATTCATGTATTATAGACCATGTAACTCTAATTTATTATGTCATGTATTCTgttaaatgataaataaaataaggTTAATTTATTCCAATTGAACACCGATTTTGAAAAGTTTGTTTGATTTGACAACTCCCTCTTCCTCCAAATCAATTGCATTACGACACATTCAGAAACCAAGGATGTCCACAAAAATTTGTAGAGAAGGAgacaaaatgaaataaatactaataaataagaaaacaagTGATTACCCGATAGCTGCAAAGAAAGCAAAGGGAATCATCAACTCCCACCCGTTAATGGTCATGCTAACAAAATAACAAAACTTCTATTAAATACaatcaaaatattttatttgtggTCCTGATTTGATGCTAACTAGtaaaatattcaaaaaataCACATGACATACCATATTGAAAGAGCATCTACTGCAATTTCTGCATTCTTGAGATTTCCTGTCAtcaaaattagtattttatagtACCAATTCTCCAAGCTGTTTTAGATAGAAAACTAGAAAACGTTAGCATGAAATTGTAATGTTTAGTAAAAGTTAAGTTTAAAATTGCGATGTTCTAACTTACCAAAGCATGACACCGGAAGCAGCGGAGAGTTTAGTGAAATCCCAAAGGCCAGAAAAGGCTTCAATAGAAAAGCCAGTCCAAGTAAAAGGACAACCACCAAAAATGGTGTAACCAAGATGTCCAAAAACAAGAACCCACCAAGAAAAGTTCAAAGTCATAGCCACACCAACAACACCTAGCTGTAGTCTGTACACAAAAAGCCAACTAACCATCACATGCACCAATAAAGCTACTCCAGAAACCCATGCTATCACTGAATTCTTCAACTGACTCTGCAAGAATCTCTGCAATGGAAACTGAAACGCAAAGCTGAAATGAAGCGGTATCATCAATTTAGCCACAACTCCTGTTAGCTCAGATATCTCCTCCGTTTGTCCTAACACCTTCAAAAATGGACTCGCAAATAGATACAACGGCAGCAGAAAAATACAGCACATGAACAATACTATCCATGATCTTTGCATATATATACCCAACATGTAATACTTTTTTGCCCCATATGCTTGTCCACATAGCGTTTCAAGCGCGCTGGCCATGCCCAACTGCAACAACACAACCTCATATCATCaattaaatgaaattattaagtgaaattaaatgaACAATCTATACTTACGAGGAGACCAAAGTCGAAGCCGACGATGACATTATTGGCGATGGAGATAGCAGCAAGCTCAAGGTCGCCTAAATGACCGGCAAAGGCTTGAGTGATAACAAGCATAGAATAAGAAGCGAGACGGCTAAATATTGCAGGACCAACTATTTGCCAGAGCTTCTTTGATTCAATCCATATCTTCTTTGAAAGTTTAGGTTCTTGGTAATCTTGGTGGTCTTCTTGATTTTGTTGTTTCAGTAAAGGAATCAAAGATTCCTTTACTGCCATTGTGAAGAAGAGGGAGAGGGCAACTAGGAATTGATGAAGTTAAGAAGATGAACAGGGTACGTCTTGTTGGAGGGCTAGTAAATTATTGGGCAATGGACGTGTGGGTATATATATGCTAAGCCAGCAAATGAAGCGTTGGCTAGAAATAGAGGGTCTGGTGTGCATGTTTAGGTCATTGCATACGGCATCCGGTctttaaatttgtaattttgctTCCGTTCCTATCCACCATTCCTTTCATAGATTTAATTTCTATCCATATTGTACTACAGTTCCGgggggaaaaaaaaaatactgtaCTACAGTACAAACTAAATCAATATTGtgagtttttattattattattattttaatcagAATGCCTGTATATATTTTACCAATGGATTAAtataacattaaatattaataaataatattcacACTCTATATTgcaaaaattcaaattttattgAATAACATGTGTttagaaaaaatgaaaagaaatatGCTTATATCCAACATAATTCCTAGAACCTAACTGGTTTGACATGAACATCTTGGAAAATGTTTTTTTAAGTGGATTTGCAACCATGTCATGAGTTGGATGTGTTtcatattaacttatttatATGCAATTAAGTCTAATAAAATGATATTCAATCTTTACGTTCTTAGACTTGCTATGGAACTTTTGATCTTTAACAAAAGCAATAGTAGACTGACTATTAGTGTTGACTACAATAAGAGTATGAAAGTGAATGACATGATGATTCATAAATCTATTTAACCATACTGCATCTTGGATTGCTCACAAATATGATACATATTCCACTTCCATTGTGGATAAGGAAATACATGTTTGTTTCTTGCTACTTTATGATACCTAAGAAGAAAATATAGCTTGGCCTAGATTTTCTCTCATCCAAGCCTCATTCCCAATTTGCATTTAGGTATCCTCtcaattttagatattttcATTGATATCATAGAGTTATCCACAGTTGCTTTAAGATACCTTAGTATTCTTTTTAGTGATGTCCAATGTGCATTTCTACAGTTGGACTGATATCTACTCACAATCCCAATGACATGACAAAGATCAAGTTTTGTACACAACATCTCATACATGTAACCTAGGACACTTGCATAAAGGAACATTTCTCATACGTTCAATATCTTGTTATGTTTTAGTAAGGGTCACACCATTGACCATTGGGCTATTATTGGGTTTGGATATTAATGGGTTCAAGAATCTTGTTGATGTATGTGTTTTGAGACAAAGCCAACAATTTCTTTGAACAATTTCTTGGAATCTTAACTCCAAGAATATATACCGCCTAGCtcatatctttcatttcaaatCTTGATGTTAACCAAACTTTGATTTGGTTCACATATTCAATTTCATTTCGAGCTATaagaatgtcatcaacatataatgacaaaatgataaatttactTCTAGAGCTCTTTTTATAGACACAATGGTCTTCTTATATCACTTTGAAGCTATTTGATATCATCTCATTATGAAATCGAATATACCATTGTCTAGAAAACTGTTTAAGGAAATTGAACTTTTCAATTTGCACCCTTTATATAATTTGCACCCCTTATGTTCATTGTTTCATGTACAAAAATCGTATTGGCATCTATTTGATGTAGCTCTAGGTCTAATATTTCCATTATAGCTAAAATTAATGTGATGGATGTGAACCTCATAATAGGTGAGAAAGGTTCCTCAAAAGTTATCCCTTCCCGTTGAGTGTAACCCTTAGTGACAACGCGAGGCTTATATCTTTCATTACTGCCATCATCCT comes from the Euphorbia lathyris chromosome 5, ddEupLath1.1, whole genome shotgun sequence genome and includes:
- the LOC136229476 gene encoding protein DETOXIFICATION 27-like; translation: MAVKESLIPLLKQQNQEDHQDYQEPKLSKKIWIESKKLWQIVGPAIFSRLASYSMLVITQAFAGHLGDLELAAISIANNVIVGFDFGLLLGMASALETLCGQAYGAKKYYMLGIYMQRSWIVLFMCCIFLLPLYLFASPFLKVLGQTEEISELTGVVAKLMIPLHFSFAFQFPLQRFLQSQLKNSVIAWVSGVALLVHVMVSWLFVYRLQLGVVGVAMTLNFSWWVLVFGHLGYTIFGGCPFTWTGFSIEAFSGLWDFTKLSAASGVMLCLENWYYKILILMTGNLKNAEIAVDALSICMTINGWELMIPFAFFAAIGVRVANELGAGNGKGAKFATIVAVTTSVIIGIFFWILILIFHEKLAWIFSSSQEVLKAVNSLTFLLAFTVLLNSVQPVLSGVAVGSGWQKYVAYINLGSYYLIGVPLGFTMGWFFDLGVMGIWAGMIFGGTAIQTLILGVVTIRCDWDKEAEKACMHVRKWSEVK